A region of Lycium barbarum isolate Lr01 chromosome 3, ASM1917538v2, whole genome shotgun sequence DNA encodes the following proteins:
- the LOC132632494 gene encoding uncharacterized protein LOC132632494 — MASSAFKSTTRRTTLGGSDGSSGNNSSNNKAHRRSRSLSRVAHGPRRYEEPESTPADLGYNAGPRGKFVNTTRGSGVPEISLDDLAIEFFSQEEERENSDRSSLGRRASIGHWASETASSRRRGRSVSRQGSKGVTAGDRKSVAADRSRSKVATSDASSRRRRSVSAVRYQISDSESDADHYRNSSSQMDIKKNQSNRISDFPSSLKPTAVNNPQLKRSFSQKDMSLSHDGYSSHSSALTDDDTKDARTGKNSIEKTIRAVYAQKKGEHPTGDVVNGELYEAMRKELRHAVEEIKTELEQTMGKKTSGSKSGHVARKNYVTKLEQEDQRGRDRRIVKDLPDTKNSAAGQKQPRRKRSNDRSRTSTQLNEEAEKFFEDFIANIEDTDFSSFDGERSDASSTLGGIAKPRDSITYGEAVNQSPAGSNCHPVGTDGVILPWLQWETSNDGSFTPTKEMQTPVSRKTSICDARQDITSPQNDSSYSISSHGSWSPAILQSQQKNRAIYTIEDGGNISGELESSQSSGFDMAEYNKLKRNEELLFERYRERNRISSGGLLLCGHFL, encoded by the exons ATGGCGTCATCAGCGTTCAAATCGACGACTCGGAGAACCACCTTAGGTGGAAGTGACGGCTCCTCCGGCAACAACTCCAGTAACAACAAAGCTCATCGCCGTTCCAGGAGTCTCAGCCGAGTTGCCCACGGTCCACGGCGCTATGAGGAGCCGGAGTCTACACCGGCTGACTTAGGGTACAATGCAGGTCCACGTGGCAAATTCGTAAATACGACTAGAGGATCAGGAGTTCCTGAAATCAGCCTTGATGATCTCGCTATTGAATTCTTCTCTCAGGAAGAGGAGAGAGAAAACAGTGACCGTAGTAGTTTAGGAAGGCGTGCGTCGATTGGGCATTGGGCGAGTGAAACGGCGTCGTCGAGGAGGCGTGGTAGGTCAGTATCGAGGCAGGGTTCGAAAGGCGTCACTGCTGGTGATAGGAAGAGCGTTGCTGCTGATCGTTCACGGAGTAAGGTAGCCACGTCAGATGCTAGTTCGAGAAGGAGGAGGTCGGTTTCTGCTGTTCGATATCAGATTAGCGATTCCGAG AGTGATGCAGATCATTATCGAAATTCCAGCAGCCAAATGGACATTAAGAAGAACCAGAGCAACAGAATTAGTGACTTTCCTTCATCACTGAAGCCAACAGCTGTAAATAATCCACAATTAAAGAGGTCTTTTAGCCAAAAAGACATGTCACTGTCACATGATGGCTACTCT AGTCACTCTTCTGCCTTGACTGATGATGACACAAAGGATGCTCGTACCGGTAAAAATAGCATCGAGAAAACCATTCGAGCAGTTTATGCGCAGAAAAAG GGTGAGCACCCAACTGGGGATGTTGTGAATGGTGAACTGTACGAAGCAATGAGAAAAGAACTCAGGCATGCTGTTGAAGAAATCAAAACTGAACTTGAACAA ACCATGGGGAAGAAAACTAGTGGCTCCAAGTCAGGTCATGTGGCCAGAAAGAATTATGTAACGAAATTGGAGCAG GAAGACCAGAGAGGTAGGGATCGACGGATTGTCAAAGATCTTCCTGATACAAAAAATTCTGCTGCTGGGCAGAAACAACCACGTAGAAAG AGAAGCAATGATAGAAGCAGGACATCAACACAATTGAATGAGGAGGCAGAGAAGTTTTTTGAGGATTTCATTGCAAATATAGAAGATACAGATTTTTCTTCATTTGATGGAGAAAGAAGTGATGCTAGTTCCACATTAGGAGGAATAGCTAAGCCAAGGGATAGTATAACTTATGGGGAAGCTGTTAATCAGAGTCCAGCAGGATCTAATTGTCATCCTGTGGGAACGGATGGGGTTATCTTACCCTGGTTACAGTGGGAGACAAGCAATGATGGTTCTTTCACTCCCACAAAAGAAATGCAAACTCCTGTTAGTAGGAAAACGTCAATATGTGATGCAAGACAG GACATCACCTCCCCTCAGAATGATAGTAGTTATTCCATCAGCAGCCATGGGAGTTGGAGCCCAGCAATTCTGCAGAGTCAACAGAAGAATAGAGCAATCTATACGATTGAAGATGGGGGAAACATATCCGGAGAACTTGAAAGTAGCCAAAGTTCAGGATTTGATATGGCGGAATATAACAAGCTTAAACGAAATGAAGAGCTGTTGTTTGAAAGGTACAGAGAACGAAATAGAATTAGTTCAGGTGGTCTTTTACTTTGTGGTCATTTTCTCTAG
- the LOC132634174 gene encoding lysine histidine transporter 2-like produces MSELGNKRESSSQEGSKNTSINDWLPITSSRNAKWYYSAFHNVTAMVGAGVLGLPYAMSQLGWGAGATVMVLSWVITLYTLWQMVEMHEMVPGKRLDRYHELGQEAFGEKLGLWIVVPQQLMVEVGVNIVYMVTGGKSLQKIYETACPGCRPLKTTYFIMMFSAVQFVLSFCPNFNSIAIVSFLAAVMSLSYSTIGWGASVHKGIAPEVDYSPRASTSTGRVFGFLSALGDVAFAFAGHNVVLEIQATMPSTPEKPSKKPMMKGVIIAYIVVAMCYFPVAFVGYAVFGNSVQDNILISLQKPAWLIIMANAFVVIHVIGSYQVFAMGVFDMIESYLVKQRNFSPTKLLRGIVRTSYVALTMFLAVTFPFFGGLLSFFGGFAFAPTTYFLPCIMWLAIYKPKRFGFSWFTNWICIILGVLLMILAPIGALRQIILQAKGYKFYS; encoded by the exons ATGTCAGAACTGGGGAACAAGAGAGAATCATCGTCTCAGGAAGGAAGCAAAAATACTAGTATTAACGATTGGCTCCCCATCACATCATCAAGGAATGCAAAGTGGTATTATTCCGCTTTTCACAATGTCACGGCTATGGTTGGTGCTGGTGTTCTTGGCCTCCCTTATGCCATGTCTCAGTTGGGCTG GGGTGCTGGAGCCACAGTAATGGTACTATCATGGGTGATAACACTATACACCTTATGGCAAATGGTGGAGATGCATGAGATGGTGCCAGGTAAAAGATTGGATAGATACCACGAGTTGGGCCAGGAGGCTTTTGGGGAAAAGCTCGGGCTGTGGATTGTGGTTCCTCAGCAACTCATGGTGGAAGTTGGAGTGAACATAGTGTACATGGTCACAGGTGGAAAATCTCTCCAGAAGATTTATGAGACTGCTTGTCCTGGTTGCAGGCCTTTGAAGACCACCTATTTCATCATGATGTTCAGCGCTGTTCAGTTCGTCCTTTCATTTTGTCCCAATTTCAACTCCATCGCTATAGTCTCCTTCCTTGCTGCTGTCATGTCTCTCAG TTATTCAACCATAGGTTGGGGAGCATCAGTACACAAAGGAATAGCTCCAGAGGTTGATTACAGTCCAAGGGCTTCAACAAGCACAGGAAGAGTGTTTGGATTCTTGAGTGCTTTGGGGGATGTTGCTTTTGCATTTGCTGGCCACAATGTGGTCTTGGAAATTCAAGCCACTATGCCTTCAACTCCTGAGAAACCGTCCAAGAAACCCATGATGAAAGGAGTCATTATTGCTTACATCGTCGTGGCTATGTGTTACTTTCCTGTGGCTTTTGTTGGTTATGCAGTTTTTGGAAATAGCGTGCAGGACAACATCTTGATCTCCCTACAGAAACCTGCTTGGCTTATTATCATGGCTAACGCCTTTGTTGTCATTCATGTTATTGGAAGCTATCAG GTGTTTGCTATGGGCGTGTTTGACATGATTGAATCTTACTTGGTGAAGCAAAGGAACTTCAGTCCAACTAAACTGCTACGAGGAATTGTTCGGACTAGTTATGTTG CCCTTACAATGTTCCTTGCAGTAACATTCCCATTCTTTGGTGGCTTACTTAGCTTCTTCGGAGGATTTGCATTTGCTCCTACTACCTACTTT CTGCCTTGTATCATGTGGCTAGCCATCTACAAACCTAAAAGATTTGGGTTCTCTTGGTTCACAAATTGG ATATGCATCATACTTGGTGTTCTTCTTATGATTTTAGCTCCCATTGGTGCCTTGAGGCAAATCATACTGCAAGCCAAGGGTTACAAGTTCTATTCTTGA